The Deltaproteobacteria bacterium genome includes a region encoding these proteins:
- a CDS encoding IS66 family transposase, which produces MCANFSYTPQKCSCGASLENIVGVIKETRQVHDIPPVKIEVTDFCLEAKQCPHCQTLNHGNFHDYVNASVCYGPRLKAFATYCRTYQLIPSARTCEIIENIFGLHISEGTLANIIADADSNVEASVKKIANLLKKAKLAHADETGLRIEGKRNWLHVVCNKLHTYYAVHSKRGAEAMEDIGIIPAFRGRLVHDYWQPYYSYKDCKHSLCNTHHLRDLTFVNEEMGKVWAKQMFACLLDMHRAVVLAKKYGRTRLGGGTLKALQQRYEQIIKNGYIEDPSPI; this is translated from the coding sequence ATATGCGCTAATTTTTCCTACACGCCCCAAAAATGTTCATGTGGTGCATCACTAGAAAATATTGTCGGTGTTATCAAAGAAACACGGCAAGTTCATGATATTCCCCCAGTTAAAATCGAAGTGACGGATTTTTGTTTAGAGGCAAAACAATGTCCTCATTGCCAAACACTAAATCATGGTAATTTTCATGACTATGTAAATGCATCTGTGTGCTATGGCCCGCGCCTTAAAGCTTTCGCAACCTACTGTCGTACTTATCAGCTCATACCATCAGCTCGCACTTGTGAAATTATCGAAAATATATTTGGCCTTCATATCAGCGAAGGAACCCTAGCAAATATTATTGCCGATGCTGATAGTAATGTAGAAGCAAGCGTTAAAAAGATAGCTAATTTACTCAAAAAAGCCAAACTTGCACATGCAGATGAAACAGGCTTACGCATAGAAGGCAAACGTAATTGGCTGCATGTGGTTTGTAATAAACTGCATACCTACTATGCGGTTCATAGTAAACGCGGTGCAGAAGCAATGGAAGATATCGGAATCATCCCAGCTTTTCGTGGTCGTTTGGTTCATGATTATTGGCAGCCATACTATAGTTATAAGGACTGTAAACATAGTTTGTGTAATACCCACCATCTTCGCGACTTAACCTTTGTTAATGAAGAGATGGGTAAAGTATGGGCGAAACAAATGTTTGCTTGCTTGCTCGATATGCATCGCGCCGTTGTTTTAGCTAAAAAATATGGGCGAACACGTTTAGGTGGTGGAACTTTAAAAGCGTTGCAGCAACGTTACGAGCAGATCATTAAAAATGGCTACATAGAAGACCCCTCACCAATCTGA